A stretch of Kyrpidia spormannii DNA encodes these proteins:
- a CDS encoding alpha-ketoacid dehydrogenase subunit beta, with product MTMIQAIQDGLYTALAEDDRVLVFGEDVGQNGGVFRATDGLQDAFGPRRVFDTPLSESGIVGTAVGMAAAGLKPVVEIQFMGFIYPAFEQIVSHAARVRTRTRGRHPASLVIRAPYGGGIRAPELHSDSSEAFFVHQPGLKVVAPSGSYDAKGLLLAAIDDPDPVVFLEPIRLYRAFKEEVPLGHYTVPIGKAKVVREGGDLTMFVWGGMVPWAMEAAEKAARQDGIETRVVDLRTLFPLDVATIVESVEHTGRAIIVHEAPRTAGVGAEVATLIQERAFYSLEAPVVRVAGFDVPFPLFSLEDLYLPGVARILSGIRRAVAA from the coding sequence ATGACGATGATCCAAGCCATCCAAGATGGGCTTTACACCGCTCTGGCCGAAGATGATCGGGTTCTGGTTTTCGGAGAGGATGTGGGCCAAAACGGAGGGGTGTTTCGGGCTACCGATGGCTTGCAGGATGCCTTCGGCCCCCGGCGGGTGTTTGATACCCCTCTCTCTGAATCGGGTATTGTGGGCACAGCGGTGGGTATGGCGGCTGCCGGCTTAAAACCGGTGGTGGAAATTCAGTTCATGGGGTTTATTTACCCTGCCTTTGAACAAATTGTCAGTCATGCTGCCCGGGTGCGCACCCGCACCCGGGGGCGACATCCGGCTTCCCTGGTCATTCGCGCCCCTTACGGCGGGGGGATCCGGGCGCCGGAACTTCACTCGGACAGTAGTGAAGCGTTTTTTGTGCATCAGCCGGGGCTGAAAGTTGTGGCGCCTTCCGGGTCTTATGATGCAAAAGGGCTGTTGCTTGCGGCCATCGACGATCCGGATCCGGTGGTCTTTCTGGAGCCGATTCGATTGTACCGGGCGTTTAAGGAAGAGGTGCCCCTGGGTCACTATACGGTGCCGATCGGGAAGGCCAAAGTGGTGCGGGAAGGCGGAGATCTCACCATGTTCGTCTGGGGCGGAATGGTTCCCTGGGCGATGGAGGCGGCGGAAAAGGCGGCTAGGCAGGACGGGATCGAGACCCGGGTGGTGGATCTGCGCACACTCTTTCCCTTGGATGTGGCAACGATCGTGGAGTCAGTGGAGCATACCGGCCGGGCGATAATCGTTCACGAAGCTCCCCGCACGGCCGGGGTTGGGGCGGAAGTTGCCACTCTTATCCAGGAAAGGGCCTTTTATTCTCTGGAAGCGCCCGTGGTCCGGGTGGCTGGATTTGACGTGCCGTTTCCCCTCTTTTCCTTGGAGGATCTTTATCTTCCGGGGGTTGCTCGGATTCTGTCGGGCATACGCCGGGCCGTGGCCGCTTAA
- the pdhA gene encoding pyruvate dehydrogenase (acetyl-transferring) E1 component subunit alpha — MSEPALQSKDGVRDVGVQEAEAPLKEANIPPKEQCVEMYRWMVKIRAFDRRCVRLQRQGRIGTYAPLEGQEAAQVGSAFALAPGDMMFPTYRDHGAMAVHGVPLERILLYWNGRVEGADYPQDVQVFPPAVPIGTQIPHAVGYAMARQYRGDTGIALGYFGDGATSEGDFHEGLNFAAVFRAPVVLFCQNNQYAISVPFSRQTATQTVAEKAAAYGIEGIRVDGNDLLAVYAATRHAVEKARRGEGPTLIEAYTYRFHSHTTADDHTRYRAAEEVEMWKSRDPIRRFRAFLEARRWWDDQSERALADEVEERIELAVQTMEQWEAVNPADMFNHCFADLPEALREQEEELSEVLRGGDRA; from the coding sequence ATGAGCGAGCCGGCTCTGCAAAGTAAGGATGGAGTCCGGGACGTTGGCGTTCAAGAGGCAGAGGCGCCCCTAAAGGAAGCGAATATTCCGCCCAAGGAGCAATGTGTGGAGATGTACCGGTGGATGGTCAAGATCAGGGCCTTTGACCGGCGTTGTGTCCGCCTTCAGCGCCAGGGTCGCATCGGGACTTACGCTCCATTGGAGGGTCAGGAAGCGGCCCAAGTGGGGAGTGCCTTCGCCCTGGCCCCCGGAGATATGATGTTTCCCACGTACCGGGATCACGGGGCTATGGCTGTCCACGGTGTGCCCTTGGAGCGGATTTTGTTGTACTGGAACGGCCGGGTGGAGGGGGCGGACTATCCCCAGGATGTTCAAGTGTTTCCCCCGGCGGTGCCCATCGGAACCCAGATCCCCCACGCCGTCGGTTATGCCATGGCGAGGCAGTACCGCGGGGACACGGGAATCGCACTGGGGTATTTTGGGGACGGAGCCACCTCCGAAGGAGACTTCCATGAAGGATTGAATTTTGCCGCCGTATTTCGGGCACCCGTTGTCCTGTTCTGCCAGAACAATCAGTATGCCATCAGTGTTCCATTTTCCCGTCAGACGGCGACTCAGACGGTGGCGGAAAAAGCGGCGGCCTATGGCATCGAAGGAATTCGCGTGGATGGGAATGATCTCCTAGCGGTGTACGCGGCGACCCGGCACGCGGTGGAAAAGGCGAGAAGGGGAGAGGGGCCGACGTTGATCGAAGCTTACACCTACCGGTTCCACTCCCACACCACGGCTGATGATCACACCCGCTACCGCGCCGCCGAGGAGGTGGAAATGTGGAAGAGCCGAGATCCCATTCGGCGGTTTCGGGCGTTTTTAGAAGCCCGGCGGTGGTGGGACGATCAGTCGGAAAGGGCTCTCGCCGATGAGGTGGAAGAGCGGATCGAGCTGGCCGTTCAGACCATGGAGCAGTGGGAAGCGGTAAACCCGGCGGACATGTTCAACCATTGTTTTGCAGATCTTCCGGAGGCGTTGCGAGAGCAGGAGGAAGAGCTCTCCGAAGTGCTGCGGGGGGGTGACCGGGCGTGA
- a CDS encoding ABC transporter ATP-binding protein codes for MLRVENLHTFRGRIHALKGVGIHLNAGEIFAVVGPNGAGKSTLLGTIAGLYRSSQGRVWFEGAEVTGTAPEELVRRGLALVPERRQVFQGLSVRDNLLLGAYHRYRQQRQTLERDTEDILTLFPRLRQRIGQAAGSLSGGEQQMLAVGRALMARPKLLILDEPSLGLAPKMIAELFEAFVDMRKSRGLTILLVEQNIRAALGIADRGLVLERGRVKVEGSVSELKTHPQVEAAYLGRYAEASASPGGPAG; via the coding sequence GTGCTCCGGGTGGAGAATCTGCACACGTTTCGAGGCCGTATCCACGCACTCAAAGGAGTCGGGATTCATTTGAACGCCGGGGAGATTTTTGCCGTGGTCGGGCCAAATGGCGCTGGGAAGAGCACCCTATTGGGCACGATCGCCGGGCTTTACCGGTCATCCCAGGGCAGAGTTTGGTTTGAAGGCGCTGAAGTCACTGGAACAGCGCCGGAAGAGTTGGTACGTCGGGGTCTGGCCTTGGTTCCCGAACGCCGGCAGGTTTTCCAAGGGCTCAGTGTCCGGGATAACCTACTTCTTGGCGCTTATCACCGATATCGCCAGCAGCGACAGACTCTGGAAAGGGACACCGAGGACATCCTGACTCTCTTTCCTCGTCTGCGCCAGCGGATCGGCCAGGCGGCGGGGAGTTTAAGCGGCGGGGAACAGCAGATGCTCGCCGTGGGTCGGGCGCTGATGGCGAGACCCAAGCTGCTCATTCTCGACGAGCCCTCCCTGGGCCTTGCCCCCAAGATGATCGCGGAGTTGTTCGAAGCCTTTGTGGATATGCGGAAATCCCGGGGATTGACGATCCTGTTGGTGGAGCAAAACATCCGGGCCGCCCTGGGGATCGCCGATCGGGGACTGGTTCTTGAGCGCGGCCGGGTGAAAGTCGAGGGCTCGGTCTCCGAATTGAAAACTCACCCCCAGGTGGAGGCCGCGTATTTGGGGAGATATGCAGAAGCTTCCGCATCTCCCGGCGGGCCGGCGGGATGA
- a CDS encoding ABC transporter ATP-binding protein, with amino-acid sequence MAEPLLEIRNLSKRFEGVVALEDIGFIVQKGHISAVIGPNGAGKTTLFNLLTGMVKPDQGEVLLEGRRIDRLPAHAIARAGITRTFQNIEIFQNMTVVENVMAGRHLRTTSGWLTSFFSLPGRLRDNRQAFHRAMELLETFELTDRAFQPAGILPYGLQRMVEIARALAAEPKLLLLDEPMAGLNAGESRKLAAFMQEIRHTGVTILFIEHDMEMVMETADDIVVLDQGKMLAQGPPAAVQRDPRVIAAYLGEEVI; translated from the coding sequence ATGGCCGAACCGTTGTTGGAGATTCGAAACCTGTCCAAGAGATTTGAGGGCGTCGTTGCCCTGGAAGATATCGGATTTATCGTCCAAAAAGGCCATATCTCCGCCGTGATCGGGCCAAACGGTGCCGGAAAAACAACGTTATTCAATCTTCTGACCGGCATGGTGAAGCCCGACCAAGGCGAAGTTCTTTTAGAAGGGCGGCGGATCGACCGGCTTCCAGCCCACGCCATTGCCCGGGCGGGGATTACCCGGACCTTTCAAAATATCGAGATCTTCCAAAACATGACGGTGGTGGAAAATGTGATGGCGGGCCGGCATTTGAGGACCACATCGGGCTGGCTGACCTCATTTTTCTCCTTGCCGGGCAGACTTCGCGATAACCGCCAAGCTTTCCATCGGGCCATGGAGTTACTGGAAACCTTTGAGCTTACAGACCGGGCCTTTCAACCTGCGGGGATTTTGCCTTATGGCCTGCAGCGCATGGTGGAAATCGCCCGGGCTTTGGCGGCGGAGCCGAAGCTTTTGCTTCTCGACGAGCCGATGGCGGGGCTCAATGCGGGCGAATCTCGAAAGTTGGCGGCCTTCATGCAAGAAATACGGCACACCGGCGTGACGATTCTCTTTATCGAGCACGACATGGAAATGGTCATGGAAACGGCTGACGATATCGTGGTGCTGGATCAGGGGAAGATGCTCGCCCAGGGACCGCCGGCCGCTGTGCAGCGAGATCCCCGGGTGATCGCAGCGTATTTGGGAGAAGAGGTGATCTAG
- a CDS encoding branched-chain amino acid ABC transporter permease, which produces MIRRGPLAQLYPPSWPAIVTVGIVLAVIPFVSGPYVLSVLIAVGLSAIVAVGLSLFIGYAGQISLGHAGFYGIGAYTSAILALRGVDGWATILIGMAITGGVAWLVSRPTLRLEGHYLAMATLGLGMILNIIMIQWTSVTGGPSGLTGIPPLTVGSLVFDADWKLYYLIWVMALLVIWGFRNLVHSRVGRALKALAESEAAASSLGVPTARFKEMAFILSAMVASLAGSLYAFYLSFVSPSTFDAMASIEFLIMAIAGGVRSVWGAPVGAAVVTILSQAMKSVVPALFPSAGGEYSILVFGVLLVVILLFLPQGIVPGLARGVLTIRHRWTRPGDSGSAAPGGEG; this is translated from the coding sequence ATGATTCGCCGTGGGCCGCTTGCGCAACTGTATCCACCGTCCTGGCCGGCCATTGTCACGGTGGGGATCGTTTTGGCTGTCATTCCTTTTGTTTCCGGGCCATACGTCCTCAGCGTCCTCATTGCTGTCGGACTCTCCGCCATCGTCGCGGTGGGCCTGTCCCTGTTTATTGGCTATGCCGGGCAGATCTCCTTGGGGCACGCCGGATTCTACGGAATCGGGGCGTATACCTCGGCCATTCTCGCCCTTCGGGGAGTTGACGGCTGGGCGACCATTCTCATTGGCATGGCAATCACCGGAGGAGTGGCCTGGCTGGTGAGTCGCCCCACCCTGCGGTTGGAAGGACACTACTTGGCCATGGCCACCCTCGGCTTGGGAATGATCCTGAATATCATTATGATCCAGTGGACTTCTGTGACCGGAGGGCCGTCTGGACTGACCGGAATTCCCCCGCTGACTGTGGGATCCCTCGTCTTTGACGCGGACTGGAAGCTTTATTACTTAATCTGGGTAATGGCACTTCTCGTGATTTGGGGATTTCGAAATTTGGTGCACTCCCGGGTCGGGCGGGCTCTGAAAGCACTGGCGGAAAGTGAAGCGGCGGCTTCGAGCCTCGGGGTGCCGACGGCCCGTTTCAAAGAGATGGCCTTTATCCTCAGCGCCATGGTCGCTTCCCTGGCTGGCAGTCTGTATGCTTTTTATCTGTCCTTTGTCAGTCCTTCTACCTTTGATGCCATGGCCTCCATTGAGTTTTTGATCATGGCTATCGCCGGAGGCGTGCGCAGCGTCTGGGGGGCTCCCGTGGGGGCGGCGGTGGTGACGATTCTGAGTCAGGCGATGAAAAGTGTCGTCCCGGCGCTGTTTCCGTCGGCGGGCGGAGAGTACTCGATCCTTGTCTTTGGTGTGTTGCTCGTGGTTATTCTGTTGTTTCTTCCCCAAGGGATCGTGCCCGGTCTAGCACGGGGCGTGCTCACGATCCGGCACCGCTGGACTCGGCCCGGGGATTCGGGATCGGCGGCTCCAGGAGGGGAGGGGTAA
- a CDS encoding branched-chain amino acid ABC transporter permease, which yields MSGASLLQLFFSGLTIGSIYALIAVGFVVTFSVTGILNLAQGEFAAVGALTAASLHMHGAALWVSVLAGTAAAVLLGIVMERAVIRPARRIDLLSVVIITIGVDIVFRGAALMIWGADPLTLAPFTDRPPLHLGGATLDWQTVWTVAISGVFFVALIWFFQTYQGKAVRAAVMNHTAARIVGIRPSRLSFYAFAVSAGLGGLAGTIVAPITGATYDMGLMLGLKAFVAAVIGGLNNAPAAVLGGLVVGLLEAFTAGLISSDYRDAITFIVLLLMLFVRPSGLFGRTAGKRV from the coding sequence GTGAGCGGAGCGTCATTGTTGCAACTGTTTTTTTCGGGTTTGACCATCGGCTCGATTTACGCGTTGATCGCCGTCGGGTTTGTGGTGACCTTCAGCGTGACGGGCATCCTGAACCTCGCCCAAGGGGAATTCGCGGCCGTCGGGGCGCTCACGGCGGCCTCTCTCCACATGCACGGGGCGGCCTTGTGGGTGTCGGTGTTGGCCGGGACCGCTGCGGCGGTGCTCCTGGGCATCGTCATGGAACGAGCGGTGATCCGGCCGGCTCGGCGCATTGACCTGTTGTCGGTGGTGATCATCACCATCGGGGTGGATATTGTGTTTCGGGGCGCCGCCCTGATGATCTGGGGGGCCGATCCCCTGACCCTGGCTCCTTTTACCGATCGGCCGCCTTTACACCTGGGAGGGGCTACCCTCGATTGGCAGACCGTGTGGACTGTGGCGATCAGCGGTGTCTTCTTCGTCGCCCTGATCTGGTTCTTTCAAACGTACCAGGGAAAAGCGGTGCGGGCTGCAGTGATGAACCACACTGCCGCCAGGATCGTCGGCATTCGCCCGTCGCGCTTGTCCTTTTACGCCTTTGCCGTCTCCGCCGGGCTCGGGGGGCTGGCGGGCACCATCGTGGCCCCCATCACCGGCGCCACCTACGACATGGGACTCATGCTCGGGCTCAAGGCGTTTGTCGCGGCGGTTATCGGTGGACTTAACAATGCGCCGGCTGCTGTATTGGGAGGACTTGTAGTAGGACTACTGGAAGCCTTCACCGCCGGGCTTATTTCTTCCGATTACCGGGATGCGATTACATTTATCGTCCTGCTTCTCATGCTCTTTGTTCGGCCGTCGGGATTGTTCGGCCGAACCGCGGGAAAGCGCGTATAA
- a CDS encoding ABC transporter substrate-binding protein, producing MIKKFRMIIPTLALALGLAGCGGSPASSGGGQGASPGGGAPSDTVKIGAELSVTGPASSLGRPERDTLQMVVDEINASGGVGGKKLQLITYDDESNPTKAVLNLKKLLDQDHVSAVIGGTTSAISLGLIPTIEQAKVPFFSLAADQRIATPVKPWVFKLPQGDNLVVERILAYLKSQNITKVGWLSSSDDFGQGGKNTFEALAPKFGIQGVAFESYVPTDKDMIPQLTRIKNANPQAVIIYGIPPGASIATKNFAQLGFKVPLIHSHGIANQDFLTQTGSASNGVVFPASKLLVANQLPDTDKQKAVLLKYKDDFEKKFGYPANAFGGHAWDAIHIVAKAVGAVGGDHQKIRDYVENNTKDFVGCTGVFTFNPADHNGLTKEALALIKVVDGKWTLLQE from the coding sequence GTGATCAAAAAATTCCGTATGATTATTCCAACCCTTGCTTTGGCTTTGGGGTTGGCGGGTTGTGGAGGCAGCCCGGCGAGCTCCGGAGGCGGGCAGGGTGCTTCTCCAGGGGGAGGGGCGCCTTCGGATACGGTTAAGATCGGCGCCGAGCTCTCGGTCACAGGGCCGGCCTCTTCCTTGGGACGCCCAGAACGTGACACCCTCCAGATGGTGGTGGATGAAATCAATGCCTCTGGGGGCGTCGGAGGCAAGAAACTTCAACTGATCACCTACGATGACGAGAGTAACCCGACAAAGGCCGTTCTGAATCTGAAGAAACTTCTGGACCAAGACCACGTGTCGGCCGTGATCGGTGGCACCACGAGCGCCATCAGCCTGGGTTTGATTCCCACCATCGAGCAGGCTAAAGTCCCCTTTTTCTCCCTTGCCGCTGATCAGCGAATTGCGACGCCGGTCAAGCCCTGGGTGTTCAAGCTGCCCCAAGGGGACAATCTCGTGGTGGAACGGATCCTCGCTTATCTGAAGTCTCAAAACATCACCAAAGTAGGATGGCTGAGCTCCTCGGACGATTTTGGACAAGGGGGGAAGAACACTTTTGAAGCCCTGGCCCCGAAATTCGGGATCCAAGGGGTTGCCTTTGAAAGTTACGTTCCCACAGATAAAGACATGATCCCGCAGTTAACCCGGATCAAAAACGCGAACCCGCAAGCGGTGATTATCTACGGCATTCCGCCTGGGGCGTCCATTGCCACGAAAAATTTTGCCCAGCTTGGCTTTAAGGTACCGCTCATCCATAGTCATGGAATTGCCAACCAGGACTTCTTGACACAAACCGGGTCGGCTTCCAATGGCGTCGTGTTCCCGGCCTCCAAACTGTTGGTGGCGAATCAGTTGCCCGACACGGACAAGCAGAAAGCCGTTTTATTGAAGTATAAGGACGATTTTGAGAAGAAGTTTGGGTACCCGGCCAATGCGTTCGGAGGCCACGCCTGGGATGCCATCCACATTGTGGCCAAGGCCGTGGGTGCTGTAGGCGGAGATCATCAGAAAATTAGAGACTATGTCGAAAACAACACCAAGGATTTTGTCGGATGTACCGGTGTGTTCACTTTTAACCCCGCCGATCACAACGGGCTCACTAAAGAAGCGTTGGCTTTGATTAAAGTGGTGGACGGCAAGTGGACGCTGCTGCAGGAATAG
- the hpaE gene encoding 5-carboxymethyl-2-hydroxymuconate semialdehyde dehydrogenase produces the protein MTQETILPIKHYIGGAFTDGVSGRVFPTVNPATGEVITEVAEGLAEDVDRAVAAARRAFDEGPWPRLKAAERARFLRAIAEGLRRRSAEMAYLESLDTGIPIHQTKGQIERAAQNFDFFAEMAVRITGESYPLDNRFLNYTVRRPVGVAGLITPWNTPLMLETWKIAPCLASGNTCVLKPAEWSPLTAFALSQIIHETELPAGVFNMVNGFGETAGDALVKHPGVQLISFTGETVTGQLIMKNGADTLKRFSMELGGKSPVVVFADADFDRAVDAAIFGLFSLNGERCTAGSRVFVQRDLYDRFVDALASRVRNLRVGDPMDDRTEVGPLIHADHLERVMGYIALGQEEGAKMLVGGARHPGFPRGNYLQPTLFVDVRNDMRIAQEEIFGPVMTVIPFDSEDEALRMANDVKYGLAAYVWTKDLDRANRMALGLEAGMVWVNSQNVRDLRTPFGGSKLSGIGREGGHYSFEFYTELKTIHVALSDHPIPKFGQ, from the coding sequence GTGACCCAGGAGACGATTTTGCCGATTAAGCACTACATTGGAGGCGCGTTTACCGACGGCGTGTCAGGCCGCGTGTTCCCAACAGTCAATCCGGCTACCGGCGAGGTGATCACCGAAGTGGCCGAAGGGCTGGCCGAGGATGTGGACCGGGCGGTGGCTGCCGCCCGCCGGGCCTTCGATGAAGGCCCCTGGCCGCGGCTCAAGGCGGCGGAACGGGCCCGGTTTCTCCGGGCGATCGCCGAAGGGTTGCGCCGGCGCAGCGCCGAAATGGCATATCTGGAGTCTCTTGACACTGGAATCCCGATCCACCAGACGAAGGGGCAGATCGAGCGGGCGGCCCAGAACTTTGATTTTTTTGCGGAAATGGCCGTTCGCATCACCGGAGAGTCATACCCCTTGGACAATCGATTCCTGAACTATACCGTTCGCCGCCCGGTGGGGGTGGCCGGGCTCATTACGCCTTGGAACACGCCTTTGATGCTGGAGACCTGGAAGATCGCTCCGTGTCTGGCGTCGGGCAACACCTGCGTTCTCAAACCGGCGGAATGGTCGCCCTTGACGGCTTTTGCCCTGAGCCAGATCATCCACGAGACGGAGCTGCCCGCCGGCGTGTTCAACATGGTCAATGGGTTTGGAGAAACCGCGGGGGATGCCTTGGTGAAGCATCCTGGTGTTCAGCTTATCTCTTTTACCGGGGAAACGGTCACCGGCCAGTTGATCATGAAAAATGGTGCAGACACGCTGAAACGTTTTTCCATGGAACTCGGCGGCAAGTCCCCGGTGGTGGTCTTTGCGGACGCCGATTTTGACCGGGCAGTGGACGCGGCGATCTTCGGCCTGTTCTCCCTGAATGGAGAGCGGTGCACCGCTGGCTCCCGGGTGTTCGTCCAGCGGGATCTGTACGATCGCTTCGTGGACGCCCTGGCTTCCCGGGTGCGAAATCTTCGGGTGGGAGACCCCATGGACGACCGCACCGAAGTGGGGCCGCTGATTCACGCCGATCATTTGGAGCGGGTGATGGGGTATATCGCCCTGGGGCAGGAGGAAGGGGCGAAAATGTTGGTGGGAGGGGCCAGGCATCCGGGATTCCCCCGGGGGAATTATTTGCAGCCCACCTTGTTCGTGGATGTGAGAAACGATATGAGGATCGCCCAAGAAGAGATTTTTGGCCCCGTTATGACAGTGATCCCCTTCGATTCGGAAGACGAAGCCCTCCGGATGGCGAACGATGTGAAATACGGCCTTGCAGCTTACGTATGGACAAAGGATCTGGACCGGGCGAACCGGATGGCTCTGGGTCTGGAGGCGGGAATGGTGTGGGTCAATTCCCAGAATGTCCGAGATCTGCGCACTCCCTTTGGCGGGAGCAAACTTAGCGGGATCGGCCGGGAAGGTGGCCACTACAGTTTCGAGTTTTACACCGAGTTAAAAACGATTCATGTGGCGCTGTCTGACCATCCGATCCCGAAATTTGGTCAATAG